The proteins below come from a single Lates calcarifer isolate ASB-BC8 linkage group LG11, TLL_Latcal_v3, whole genome shotgun sequence genomic window:
- the ubtf gene encoding LOW QUALITY PROTEIN: nucleolar transcription factor 1 (The sequence of the model RefSeq protein was modified relative to this genomic sequence to represent the inferred CDS: deleted 2 bases in 2 codons), translating into MNGEMEATTQDQVWAQDDLLKLLEAMKVALPQKDLTKYKTSESHLDWQKVAFNSYTAEMCKQKWQEVSKEIRKFRTLTELIIDAQDYIKNPYKGKKIKKHPDFPKKPLTPYFRFFMEKRAKYAKLHPEMSNLDLTKILSKKYRELPDKKKKKYVDDFLRDKETFVQSMMKFREEHPDLVESMTKKGSNVPEKPKTPQQLWYNHEKKAFLKTHPDATTKDIKDSLGKQWTQLSDKKRLKWISKSLEQQKQYEETMREYIQQHPELNITQEDIVKSTLTKAERHLKDKSDGRPDKPPPNGYSMFCAELMSSMKDVPSTERMVMCSQRWKLLKQGEKDAYQKRCEQRKKEYEIEMNRFLSSLSVEEQQRVLGEDKIGFKKGSGASSPASKKKNPKAKANPEKPKRPISAMFIFSEEKRPKLQQERPDLSDSELTRMLARMWNELPDKKKEKYKRLETVLKAESEKKEKEDRSRLPDPPKTAQDIWQQSVIGDYLARFKNDRPKAQKAMEGTWSTMEKKEKIMWIKKAAEDQKRYERDLCEMRSPAAAIASGKKMKFEGEPKKPPSNGYQKFSQEMLSNGELNHLPMKERMTEIGSRWQRLPLKDKDRYKKIAEEKQRQYKVQLEQWLASLSSQERNTYKEYNSQKRRTTAKPGGPKAKSKKSDTEEEEDDDEEEDEDDDEQEKASSDADSSSEDEDDEEDDDDDDKEDDDDDDEAEDKENKSEDSSSESNSAVSSDSDSD; encoded by the exons ATGAATGGAGAAATGGAGGCAACCACCCAAGACCAAG TTTGGGCACAGGATGACCTCTTAAAATTGCTGGAGGCCATGAAAGTGGCCCTGCCTCAGAAAGACCTGACTAAATACAAAACGTCAGAGTCCCACCTTGACTGGCAGAAGGTGGCCTTCAACTCCTACACAGCA GAGATGTGTAAGCAGAAGTGGCAGGAGGTCTCTAAAGAG ATTCGTAAATTCAGGACTCTAACAGAACTGATAATTGATGCTCAAGATTACATCAAGAACCCTTACAAGGGGAAGAAAATAAAG AAACATCCAGATTTCCCCAAGAAGCCCCTGACTCCATACTTTCGCTTCTTCATGGAAAAGAGGGCTAAATATGCAAAGTTGCAT CCTGAGATGAGCAACCTAGATCTAACTAAAATCCTCTCCAAGAAGTACAGGGAGTTGCCGGACAAAAAGAAG AAAAAATATGTCGACGACTTCttaagagacaaagaaacatttgTGCAAAGCATGATGAAGTTTAG GGAAGAACACCCAGACCTTGTGGAGAGCATGACCAAGAAAGGTTCAAATGTACCAGAGAAGCCCAAGACACCCCAACAGCTGTGGTACAACCATGAAAAGAAGGCCTTCCTCAAAACACACCCAGAT GCGACCACCAAAGACATTAAAGACAGTCTTGGCAAACAGTGGACACAGCTGTCTGACAAAAAGAGACTGAAATGGATCTCAAAGTCCctggagcagcagaaacagtacGAG GAGACAATGCGGGAATACATCCAGCAGCACCCAGAGTTAAACATCACCCAGGAGGATATTGTAAAGTCCACCTTGACCAAGGCAGAGAGGCACCTGAAGGACAAATCTGACGGCCGACCTGACAAACCACCACC AAATGGCTACTCCATGTTCTGTGCGGAGTTGATGTCGAGCATGAAGGACGTACCCAGCACAGAGCGTATGGTGATGTGTAGCCAGCGGTGGAAGCTGCTGAAACAGGGCGAGAAGGACGCCTATCAGAAACGCTGTGAACAG agaaaGAAGGAGTATGAAATTGAAATGAACAGATTTCTCAGT AGTTTATCAGTAGAGGAGCAGCAGCGGGTGTTGGGCGAGGATAAGATAGGTTTTAAGAAGGGCAGTGGAGCCAGCAGTCCTGCctccaaaaagaaaaaccctaAAGCAAAG GCCAATCCAGAGAAACCCAAAAGGCCCATTTCAGCCATGTTCATCTTCTCTGAGGAAAAACGTCCCAAACTGCAGCAGGAGCGACCAGACCTCTCTGACAGTGAGCTCACGAGAATGTTGGCTCGCATGTGGAATGAACTGCCAGATAAGAAGAAG GAGAAGTATAAACGCCTAGAAACGGTCCTGAAGGCAGAgtcagagaagaaggagaaggaagatCGCAGTCGTCTGCCAGACCCACCCAAGACTGCTCAGGACATCTGGCAGCAGAGCGTCATAGGAGACTACCTGGCCAGATTCAAG AACGACCGACCAAAGGCACAGAAAGCGATGGAAGGAACCTGGAGCACCatggagaaaaaagagaagattaTGTGGATCAAAAAGGCAGCAGAGGATCAGAAAAGATATGAG AGGGACCTGTGTGAGATGCgctcacctgctgctgccattGCCTCAGGGAAAAAGATGAAGTTTGAGGGTGAACCCAAGAAGCCACCATC AAACGGATACCAGAAGTTCTCTCAGGAGATGCTGTCCAACGGAGAGCTGAATCACCTCCCGATGAAAGAGCGGATGACTGAGATCGGCAGCCGCTGGCAGAGGTTACCACTGAAGGACAAGGACCGCTACAAGAAGATCgcagaggaaaagcagaggcAGTACAAAGTCCAACTGGAACAGTGGCTTGCT AGCTTGTCTTCACaagagagaaacacatacaAAGAATATAATTCACAG aaaaggcGAACAACAGCAAAACCAGGAGGCCCCAAGGCAAAGTCCAAGAAATCT gacacagaggaggaggaggacgatgatgaggaagaagatgaagatgacgACGAGCAGGAGAAGGCCTCCTCTGATGCAGACTCATCCAGCGAGGATGAGGATGAcgaggaggatgatgatgacgatgat AAAGAggatgacgacgatgatgacGAGGCAGAGGACAAGGAGAACAAGtcagaggacagcagcagcGAGTCAAATTCGGCAGTGTCGTCAGACTCTGACTCGGACTGA